The genomic interval GTTTCTGCTCGTGAAGCAGTTCGGCCTGGGGTCCGTGGACGCGCTCGAGTTGCAGCCCGCCGTCCACGCGCGGCTCGTGCGTGCCGTGGCGCTCAATGCCTGTGAGTCCCACGTGCGTCCGGTGCTGGGAGACCTGCGCCACATCCGAGAGCTCGTCGCGGGGGGCGCGTATACCCACGTCGTCTCCAATCCTCCCTTCCGTCTCGCCGACGCGGGGGTTCGCAGCCCGGATGATGAGCGCGCCATCTCCAAGTCGGAGGTGGCCTGTGATGCGCAGGCCGTCATCCTGGCGGCGCGCCATGCCTTGGTCCCGGGTGGCACGGTGAGCCTGGTGTATCCGGCGGCGCGGGTGGCGGAGGTCCTCGGGCTCTTGGGACAGGCGAAGCTGCACCCGCGAGTCCTGCGCTTCGTGCACTCGCGAGTGGATGCGCCGGCCACGCGTTTCCTGGTGCAGGCTGTGCGAGACAAGGACCGGGGGCTCGCGGTGCGTCCACCTCTCATCGTGCATGGCGCGGGGCCCGGAGGGTATTCCTCCGAGGTGGCCTCACTCATGGATGTGCCCATCGCGGAGCAGGCGCGGGTCTCTTCGGGCCCGCCTCCGAGCGAGAGCGACTGACGCGGCTATT from Myxococcus stipitatus carries:
- a CDS encoding tRNA1(Val) (adenine(37)-N6)-methyltransferase → MNLDSHVPDSILQPGPDETLDSIGTSGVRVLQRRNGYRFTLDAVLLAHFAASESVAPPGTWLELGAGSGVVSFLLVKQFGLGSVDALELQPAVHARLVRAVALNACESHVRPVLGDLRHIRELVAGGAYTHVVSNPPFRLADAGVRSPDDERAISKSEVACDAQAVILAARHALVPGGTVSLVYPAARVAEVLGLLGQAKLHPRVLRFVHSRVDAPATRFLVQAVRDKDRGLAVRPPLIVHGAGPGGYSSEVASLMDVPIAEQARVSSGPPPSESD